A region from the Vicia villosa cultivar HV-30 ecotype Madison, WI linkage group LG3, Vvil1.0, whole genome shotgun sequence genome encodes:
- the LOC131655934 gene encoding probable E3 ubiquitin-protein ligase RHA4A — protein MNIRKNDMMMSSVQQTANSSPPPPHMYPEELQLKLYQAFIFSIPILFSIILFLLFYLFYLKRRASSFSPHLLPRINPPTTYRYYSSNSSPRRLDFAVQFLDKLPRVLFDEDLQARDSVCCVCLGEFELKEELQQIPYCKHVFHIDCIHHWLQTNSTCPLCRCSIIPTTTKFLDPPPPINVIISDPPHQGPINSDSPLQISSLEDEPVGASTTVVSRE, from the exons ATGAATATAAGAAAGAATGATATGATGATGAGTAGTGTTCAACAAACTGCAAATTCTTCTCCTCCTCCTCCACATATGTATCCAGAAGAACTTCAACTTAAGCTTTATCAAGCTTTTATATTTTCAATTCCTATACTTTTTTctattattctttttcttctattttactTGTTTTATCTCAAGAGAAGAGCTTCTTCTTTCTCTCCACACTTGCTTCCAAGGATTAATCCTCCAACTACCTATCGTTATTATTCCTCTAATTCCTCA CCTCGTCGTTTGGATTTTGCTGTGCAATTCTTGGACAAACTTCCTAGAGTTTTGTTTGATGAGGATTTACAAGCTAGGGATTCAGT ATGTTGTGTATGTTTGGGAGAATTTGAGTTGAAAGAAGAGTTGCAACAGATTCCATATTGCAAGCATGTGTTCCACATTGATTGCATACATCATTGGCTACAAACAAATTCAACTTGTCCACTTTGTAGATGTTCCATCATTCCCACTACTACCAAGTTCCTTGATCCACCACCTCCTATTAATGTTATTATATCAGACCCACCACATCAAGGTCCTATCAATTCTGATTCTCCATTACAAATTTCATCATTAGAAGATGAACCTGTTGGTGCTTCCACAACTGTTGTGTCAAGAGAATGA